From Miscanthus floridulus cultivar M001 chromosome 15, ASM1932011v1, whole genome shotgun sequence, the proteins below share one genomic window:
- the LOC136506990 gene encoding large ribosomal subunit protein uL2-like, with the protein MGQLIYCGRRATLSIGDARGVYTGQLVYYSCRAMLSIGDAWGVYMGQLIYYGHRATLSIGDILPLRRILEGAVIYNAFARVSGDYAIIVSRNPDSNASARASEDYAIIASHNPDNGVRVGNPSCQRRSTANDGEVDDARRPPAPLLLRQQ; encoded by the coding sequence atgggccagctcatctactgcggccgccgcgccacgctctccatcggcgacgcccggggcgtgtacacggggcAGCTTGTCTACTATAGTTGCCGCGCCATGCTGTCCATCGGCGACGCCTggggcgtgtacatgggccagctcattTACTACGgccaccgcgccacgctctccatcggcgacatcctgCCGCTTCGCAGGATCCTCGAAGGTGCCGTCATCTACAACGCCTTTGCCAGggtgtccggggactacgccatcatcgtcagccgcaaccccgacagcaacgcctccgccagggcatctgaggactatgccatcattgctagccacaaccctgacaacggcgtcagGGTAGGAAACCCCTcctgccaaaggaggagcacagcgaacgacGGCGAAGTCGACGACGCACGGCGCCCACCAGCGCCCCTTCTCCTTCGACAGCagtga